In a single window of the Candidatus Caldatribacterium sp. genome:
- the fabZ gene encoding 3-hydroxyacyl-ACP dehydratase FabZ, with product MEMDIRKIQEILPHRFPFLLVDRIVALEEGKVVGVKNVTANEWFFQGHFPGRPVMPGVLIIESMAQVGATMMMYMEEFRGCIPYFASLDNVRFRRPVVPGDQLVMEVTLLKMKGRVGKLKGVAKVGEQVVAEAELGFSLVREEKEELS from the coding sequence ATGGAGATGGATATTCGAAAGATCCAGGAGATTCTTCCCCACCGCTTCCCCTTCCTTCTTGTGGACCGAATCGTTGCTCTCGAGGAAGGGAAAGTTGTGGGGGTGAAAAACGTCACGGCGAACGAATGGTTTTTCCAGGGACATTTCCCTGGAAGACCGGTTATGCCTGGGGTGCTCATCATTGAGAGCATGGCGCAAGTAGGAGCAACCATGATGATGTACATGGAGGAGTTCCGGGGATGCATTCCGTACTTTGCCTCCTTGGATAACGTTCGCTTCCGCCGTCCGGTGGTTCCTGGAGACCAGCTCGTCATGGAGGTTACACTCCTCAAAATGAAGGGTCGTGTGGGAAAGCTCAAAGGTGTGGCAAAGGTTGGGGAACAGGTGGTTGCCGAGGCAGAACTTGGGTTTTCCCTTGTTCGAGAGGAAAAGGAGGAACTCTCTTGA
- a CDS encoding SurA N-terminal domain-containing protein, with protein sequence MMRTLRKNIDIILIIVVVAFAVTIYYGYGSYRRAGRAGQAIAATVNGTAISFYTLDQAFRNFLSQYDSKTLSSWDEETFNLIRRLVLENLINNELLYQEARARRVRVSSKDIQEEVERIRAQFPSENEFRRYLEYQGLTLPALRESIRRELMIRKLTESLVADLPVPDEEVTKYYQEHQDLFTTPAQYHLLKMTFLTKEDAEKALRRLYLGEDFAKIAREVSLDEAAQKGGDAGWVAETALPQEVKEALEKVKEDPRNVTPPIQVGNTYVIYRVLEWKPRETKPFEEVKENIRQYLL encoded by the coding sequence ATGATGAGGACGTTGCGCAAGAACATCGATATCATTCTCATTATCGTTGTGGTTGCCTTCGCCGTTACCATCTACTACGGGTATGGTTCGTACCGGCGGGCTGGCCGTGCTGGGCAAGCTATAGCAGCAACAGTCAACGGTACCGCCATCAGCTTCTACACCCTTGACCAAGCCTTTCGGAATTTCCTGAGCCAGTACGATTCGAAAACCTTAAGCTCCTGGGATGAAGAGACCTTTAACCTCATTCGCCGTCTGGTTCTTGAAAACCTCATCAACAATGAACTCCTCTACCAAGAAGCCCGCGCCCGAAGGGTTCGAGTCTCCTCGAAGGACATCCAAGAGGAAGTTGAGAGAATACGCGCCCAGTTTCCCTCGGAGAACGAATTTCGCCGGTACCTTGAGTACCAGGGCCTGACGCTTCCAGCGCTTCGGGAGTCCATTCGCCGGGAACTCATGATTCGAAAACTCACCGAGAGCCTCGTTGCTGATCTTCCAGTCCCTGACGAGGAAGTTACAAAGTACTACCAAGAGCACCAGGACCTCTTCACTACTCCAGCTCAGTACCACCTCCTTAAGATGACTTTCCTCACCAAAGAGGATGCGGAGAAAGCCCTGCGCCGCCTCTACCTCGGAGAGGATTTCGCAAAAATCGCCCGGGAGGTTTCCCTTGACGAAGCAGCACAGAAAGGCGGAGACGCGGGTTGGGTTGCCGAAACGGCACTGCCCCAAGAAGTCAAGGAAGCCTTAGAGAAGGTCAAGGAGGACCCTCGAAACGTAACTCCCCCCATTCAGGTGGGGAACACCTACGTCATCTACCGGGTTCTGGAGTGGAAGCCAAGAGAAACCAAGCCTTTTGAAGAAGTTAAAGAGAACATTCGCCAGTACCTTCTT